The following is a genomic window from Candidatus Poribacteria bacterium.
GTGGTGTTCGGCATTTTGCGTGTACTGCCATCCGTAAGAGAGTGAAGCGTTCCATCCGTTTAGCGGACGATAAGAGAATGTTCCTCCGATTTCTGTCGTCCGAGCAACAACCCCCGTAGGAAACGAGAGTGCTTCGTAATCCTCACCGTAAAACCGATCGGCAACTGTTCCTTCTCCGTGTCGCGTCAACACCGTCCCGATTTCTGCCTTCGTGGAAACAGTGAACTGATAGGACGCTGAAAATCGAAACACATCCGAATCCGTGCCAATCGGGTGTCCGATGACATAACCGAAGTGCGTGAACTGGTTATCAGGCACAAGATGCGTGTATGCCCATCGATTGACGCGCGCATATTCGCTATGAATGCCGAAATGCCGTTTTAACTGTCGCGGATACCACGTCCCCCCTAAAAGCCACGCGACCGCATGCGGATCGTTTGAAGTTCGTACGTACTGAATATCGTCAATAAGCCATTCACCGTAGAGCCGTACACCGTCAATCGGACGGATCGCAGCATCAAAGGCGAACATGAGATTATCATCGGCTTTGGCATGATATTGTAGCGCGTAATAAAAGGTAACCGGATTCGCGTATTCCCACTCCACCGTCTGCGCATCACCACCGTAAAGCACCCACTCAGCGACACCGATTTCCACGCGGTCGTTGAGTTGATAGTCGAGTCGATGTCCGCTCATATAGCGTTTCGCCAGATACCGTTTTTCACCATCGTCGTACCACGTTGAATTCAGTTGCGTGGTGAAGGCTGTTGCTTTAAACTTTTTTCCGAGTCTACCTGTGAGCCGAATCTGGTCAAACGGAGGTGAGTTATCCGAGATACCAACCGTTTTGAAGGGACTAGCACCCCAGAAAAGCCAATCTCTACCCACGAGCAGGTCGAGGTGTGCGCTGTTTATTTGTAGGTAACTTCTTTTGAAATCTATGATATACCCGCGTGCACGGTGCCACGGATCGAAACGTTGTTCAGCGGTTTTTGCGTCAAGCGAACGACTTTCAAAGTTCTGTCCCTCAAATTCAGAATAAAGCACTAAGCGTGGCGCAGCCCTTCTGTCAACTTTGCCGATTGTATATTGAAACGCGCTTTCAATTGCGGGTGCTATTTTTTTTTCTGTTGCTCGCAATTGGGAGAGCGCGTTTATCGCCAGTCCATAGTCACCTGCAATTTCGGATCGAAATTCCCGTTTCAGTTTTTCAAGGAGTTTCCTATCAATTGCCGATACGACAACCTCACCTGCTTGAATCCTTGATTCCGCCTGCGCTATAATCTCTGTTATTTCTGCCCGTGAGAGCAGTGCTGTTTGCCGGTGAAACCCACCTGTTATCCCGTTAGTTTCTAATTTCGCAAGTGCTTCGGTAATCCATCCGTCGAAGTTGAGTGGAACATCGGGAGCACCATAAGCACAGTTTACAATGAACAGGAACGCAAGGCAAATGGCTGTTGGCTGTTGGCAAATAGCGATTGGTTTCCATAAGCCATAGACCATAAGCCATAGACCATAAGCCATAGACCATAGACTACTGACCACCATCCACTGCCTCCAATTTTTCAACATAGGCATCAATGCGGCGGAACTGCCATGTCCAGCGTGTGTTATACAGGAACTGCCGGAGGTCGAAGCGGTTGTCGTCCGGCGAATAAGATTCGGCGTGATAGGACGGGGTCAACGTTGTCATTTTGTGTCGATTGATAGAATAGTATCTGAAGAACCGTTTTACTTTTTCAGCGACTTCACGCGGCGGCAAGTGGTCCCACTCCTGCACTAATTTCTCAAACATGCTAACGGGACCGCACTGCTCCATTTTTCGGAGCTGCCCGAAGCGACTCAATTCCGCGTAAGTCATTCCCATATCGTCTTCATCTGTCTGCGTGTAGGTTTCAGTTATCGGTTCGAGTTCCGCTGTCGGGGGTGCCTCTATAATTTCAGCAAGTGCGGAATAACCGAGCGCATCTTTTGCCCAATTCAGGAATCGACGCAAATCGTGTTTGCTAATACCACCGATCGGGTTGATGTCACCGCTACTGCAATCGTATTTTGTCAGGTAACCGCGCAGTGCCTCGTCGACGTTCCCAGTCCCTAAAACAAGAAGTGTCCCTTGACGGTTTCGCGTCCACGGCATCATCTGTGCAAAGAGATAACTAATCACCATCCGCAATCTCGCCTGTATGTTTTGGAGGGCTTGGTTTTCTGTATATGTTCCGCCCTCGACCTTGAATCGGGGTGTCTTCTGCGTGATACGGGTAAAAAGCGATTGTAGGGCGTTAACAAGACCATCCATGTTGATATTCAGATGGGACGCGCCTATCTGTTCAGCGAGTTGCTTCGCACGCTTCTGCGTTTCACGGGAACTGTTCTTGGTCCCAATATAACACGTATACAACAAGCGATTCGCAAGCACACACGGATCCGTAAAAACATCCGGCGTTTCATCCTTCTCCAACCATCGTTCAACGTCCTTGATGACCGTTTCATCATTTTCACGGATCGCTTTAGCGACGAGTTGACACATCGAACCGACAAGCGTCGCAACCGCTCCGCTGTCCGCACCACCAGAAAGCGGAATGAAGTACCCCGCTGCCTCCGATCTACGCAGATAATCCCAAAGCCAACACGCTGGACCGAGAGCTATCTCTTCTTCTGGTTTGTGGTAACGCGGAACGATTGCAAAAGAAGATTGGACATCCATCCTTCCATCCTTCCATCCTTCCATTCCCACGTCAAAATCAATATCAATCTGCGGCAGTGCCACCGTTTTGCTCGCTTGGACAGCACGACTCGCCTTCGTCCCCCGATAGGCGCGAACATCGTCAAGGTTCACCGTTGCCGTGATGACCTCTACATCTTTGAGTGAGAATTGAGAGCCTTGCGCCAAGATTTCGCCATTTTGGGCAATCAGTGCGCATCCGTCAAAATAGAGTCGGCCCCCGTCGCACCCCTGTTGGTTTGCATAGAGGTAGACTCCGCCGTTTTTCTCACTGGCATTTCGGATCAGCGCGATGCGAGTGTCCAATTTCCGCAATTCATGGTGAGAGCCTGACCCATTTGCGATAATCTCCACCCCGGCATTGCCGAAATGGATATGCGGACTCATCGGCACAAACAGCTCCTCACACGTCTCAGATGCCAAGAGTGTATCACCCGTGGCAATCGCTGCGATACCGATGGGTACTTTCTGTTGTCCCGTAAGTTCGCGAATCTCGCGCGGTAGCGTGTAGCGTTCGGTTGTCCAACCGTGTTCCCATGCCGCAAACCACCGATGCTCCCGATAGTTACCATCGCTTGCCAAGAACATTTTTGGACGAATCAACAGCAACTTGCCATCTAACACAAAGACCCGACAGTTATACCTGACATTTTTGTGCATGACCGGCATACCGATGTCGCAGAGAATGCCGTCTGTGTGTTTCCCTTTAAGGATATGTGCCAGCGATTCCCAACTGTGTTGGAGCGTGTCTAACTCCAGGAAATGGTCTTCACAAGAATATCCCGTAATCTCCAGTTCCGGTCCCAAGCGATACCGCGCCCCGCGCGCTTTCGCTATCTCGATGGATTCAATGATACGCGCAGTATTCCCCTCAAAGTCGAGGCTCCACTGGTTCAGGTTACACGTTGCAAGGACTGCTTTCATCTTTTTAATTATTCGTTGCGGTTCGGACTTTCACGCGTCCCCAGACCGTTGTTAACAGATGGGGTTGTGGTGAGACCGGTAAAGAGAACACTGGATCGAACCAATCCGCACTATAATTCCCACCTCTGTCCGTGAGTTGTTCCGATCTACCCCCGGCTAAAGCGACTTTGAAGAGTTGATCTTTTTCACCGGTTTCCCTCTGGTAAACAAGCGCATTACCCCGCGGTGCCAAAGCCGGACTCGATACATCCCCCTCCACTTTAATCTTACGCGGTTCTCCGTTCCGTTTGCGGTTCACAATATAGAGGCTCGTTGCATGCCCTCCAGGAGCCCGCGCCGGATCATTCGCGTCTATACCTGAAAAAACGAGTCTCGTACCATCGGGTGTCCAGACAGGGTCCAGCAGCAACACGAACCCTTCTGGTGTGATTTCCTCTTTTGCCTTGGTTCGTACATTAACAATCTCAATTCTCGGGTCGGCTATCTGTATGCCCCCAAATCTGTCATTTATCGGTCGGAGCACCTCGGCGGACATAAAGGCGATTTCAGAACCATCGGGTGACCAATCAGGAAGCATACCGATTGCTATTCTTTTTTCATTCCGTCCGTCAATTGAGGCGGTGTAGATAGCGACCTCACCCCCATCGACCCGATAGTAAGCGATCCGTTCGCCATCGGGTGACCAGGCCGGATGCCGCCGCTCCATTCTTTTGCGAAAAATAGGTTTAACGCTGTCGCCATCGGCATCCATCACATAGAGGTCTGAAACCTTCCCAGCGCGATCGGAGGCAAACAGAATCTGTCTACCCGTCGGCGACCAGGCCGGTGAGTAATCGTTCCCGCGATGATGGGTTAAATTTGTCTGTCCACTGCCATCGGGATTCATAATGTAAATTTCAGAATTGCCATCCCGGTTTGATACAAACACAATCTTCTCTGTGGCAGGCATTTGTGCCGAAACTGGTATAATAGGCGCGAGAACGAACAGACCAAGCCCACAAACAAGAAAAAAACGGATAAATTTCATTGTAAATTCCTCCTAAACGCTGTGCGTCTGAGAATGCGTTGGGTTTCACTCGTTTTTTGGTGATTCAAGTTTCCCTATCTGTCACACCAATTATCTGCTGTACGGTGTTTTCAGGAAGTTTCCACTCAACCCAATCTACGT
Proteins encoded in this region:
- the nadE gene encoding NAD(+) synthase: MKAVLATCNLNQWSLDFEGNTARIIESIEIAKARGARYRLGPELEITGYSCEDHFLELDTLQHSWESLAHILKGKHTDGILCDIGMPVMHKNVRYNCRVFVLDGKLLLIRPKMFLASDGNYREHRWFAAWEHGWTTERYTLPREIRELTGQQKVPIGIAAIATGDTLLASETCEELFVPMSPHIHFGNAGVEIIANGSGSHHELRKLDTRIALIRNASEKNGGVYLYANQQGCDGGRLYFDGCALIAQNGEILAQGSQFSLKDVEVITATVNLDDVRAYRGTKASRAVQASKTVALPQIDIDFDVGMEGWKDGRMDVQSSFAIVPRYHKPEEEIALGPACWLWDYLRRSEAAGYFIPLSGGADSGAVATLVGSMCQLVAKAIRENDETVIKDVERWLEKDETPDVFTDPCVLANRLLYTCYIGTKNSSRETQKRAKQLAEQIGASHLNINMDGLVNALQSLFTRITQKTPRFKVEGGTYTENQALQNIQARLRMVISYLFAQMMPWTRNRQGTLLVLGTGNVDEALRGYLTKYDCSSGDINPIGGISKHDLRRFLNWAKDALGYSALAEIIEAPPTAELEPITETYTQTDEDDMGMTYAELSRFGQLRKMEQCGPVSMFEKLVQEWDHLPPREVAEKVKRFFRYYSINRHKMTTLTPSYHAESYSPDDNRFDLRQFLYNTRWTWQFRRIDAYVEKLEAVDGGQ